The stretch of DNA GGCAAGGTGCTGTTCGCCAATTCCGGCTCCGAGGCGAACGATCAGGCGGTCAAGCTGGTCTGGTACTACAACAATGCGCTCGGCCGGCCGCAGAAGAAGAAGATCATCTCGCGCTGGCGCGGCTATCATGGCGTGACCATCGCATCAGGCAGCCTCACCGGGCTGCCCGGCAACCATGCCGATTTCGATCTGCCGATCGCCAACATCCTGCACACCGATGCCCCGAGCCATTTCCATAACGCGCTGCCCGGCGAGAGCGTCACGGAATTCGCCGCTCGGCTGGTGGACAATCTCGAACAGCTCATCCTGAAGGAAGGTCCGGAGACGGTCGCCGCCTTCATCGCCGAGCCGGTCTGCGGATCGGGCGGGGTGATCGTGCCGCCGGAGGGCTATTTCGAGGGCGTCCAGAAGGTTCTCAAGAAATACGACATCCTGTTCATCGCCGACGAGGTGATCTGCGGATTCGGCCGCACCGGCAACATGTTCGGCTGCGAGACCTACGACCTCAAGCCCGACATCATGACTGTCGCCAAGGCGCTGTCGTCGTCCTACCTGCCGATCTCGGCGACGCTCGTCAGCGACGACATCCATGCCGCCATGATCGAGCAGAGCCGCAAGCTTGGCGGGTTCGTGCACGGCGTCACCTACTCGGGCCATCCGGTCTGCGCGGCCGTCGCGGTCGAGACCCTCAAGATCTATGAGGAACGCGACATCGTCGGCCACGTCCGTGAGGTGTCGAAGCACTTCCAGCAGCGCCTCAGGGCGATGGCGGAGCGGCCCCATGTCGGTGAGGCGCGGGGCGTCGGGCTGATCGGCGCGCTCGAGCTGGTCAGCGACAAGAAGACCAGGACCCCGTTCGATCCGAACCTGGCGATCGGCGCCGGCCTCCAGGCCAGGGCCATGGACAACGGCGTGATCGTGCGGGCGCTGCGCGAATGCGTGGCCATCTGCCCGCCCCTCATCATCGACGAGGCCCAGATCGACCTGCTGTTCGACGGCGTCGAAAAGGCGTTCGACGAGTTCGAGCGGACCATGCAGGCGGCGTGACGCCGTCCGCGACACCCCCACCGCGGAAAGCGCCGATAACCCCGAAGCCGAAGGAACGACCGATTGGTTGAGCATGGACAGTTTATTGACGGAAGCTGGCGGACGGGCGGGGCGCGCGCTTCGGTCGAGGTGATCGACCCCGCCACGGAAACCGTGGTGGCGACCGTGCCGGCGGCGACGGCGGCAGACCTCGACGAGGCCCTGCAGGCGGCGGATCGCAGTTTCCCGGCATGGGCGGCGCGCCCGGCGACGGAGCGGGCGAAGATCCTGCATGACGCGGCGTCCGCGCTTCGCGCCCGCCGGAACGACATCGCCGCCATTCTGAGCCGAGAGCAGGGCAAGCCGTTGGCCGAGGCGGCCGGCGAGGTGGCCAATGCCGCCGACATCATGGACTGGTTCGCCGAGGAGGCGCGCCGCGCATATGGCCGCATCATTCCGGCGCGCGCAGCCGGGGTCAGCCAGCAGGCGCTGCGCGAGCCGGTCGGGCCGGTCGCCGCCTTCAGTCCCTGGAATTTCCCCGTCTCGCAGGCGGTGCGCAAGATGGGAGCGGCGCTCGCCGCGGGCTGCACCATCATCATCAAGGGTCCGGAGGAAGCGCCCGGAGCCGTCTGCGAGGTGGTGCGCACGCTCGCCGAAGCCGGCGTTCCCGCGGGCGCGCTCAACCTGGTCTTCGGGGATCCGCCGGCCATTTCGGCCCATCTCATCCCTGCGCCCCAGATCCGGAAGGTTTCCTTCACCGGCTCCGTCGCTGTCGGCAAGCAGCTTGCCGCGCTGGCCGGCCAGCACATGAAGCGCACCACCATGGAGCTTGGCGGCCATGCGCCGGTGATCGTGTTCGACGATGTCGAGCCGGGGAAGGTCGCCACGCAGCTTGCCGCCTACAAGTATCGCAACGGCGGCCAGATCTGTATCTCGCCAACCCGCTTCTACGTGCATGAGAAGGCCTATGACGCCTTCCTCGAGGCCTTCGTCGCCAAGGCGAAATCCATCCGCGTCGGCGCGGGCTCCGAGGACATCGACATGGGTCCGCTGGCGACGCGCCGGCGCGTGGACGCCATCGACGGCCTGGTCAGCGCCGCGGTGCAGGACGGCGCAACGCTTCACGCCGGCGGCCGGCGTCTCAACAATGTCGGTTATTTCTACGCCCCGACGGTGCTCGGCGACGTTCCGGCGCAGAGCCCCATCATGAACGAGGAGCCGTTCGGCCCGGTCGCGCTGATCAACCGCTTCGAGGACGAGGAAGACGTGATCGCGCGCGCCAATTCCACGCCCTACGGGCTGGCCGGTTATGCCTTCACGGACTCCTCGCGCCGCGCCGCGCTTGTCAGTGCACGCGTCAGGGTCGGCATGATGTCGATCAATCACCTCGGCCTCGGCCCGATCGAGACGCCCTTTGGCGGCGTCGGCGACAGCGGTCATGGGCGCGAAGGCGGGTCGGAAGGGCTCGACGCCTATCTCGAGACCAAATTCGTCAGCCATCTGGCCGCCTGAGCGCTTCGGCCGGGCGGTTCCAACCAGCGACCAGAACTCGACGCGACGGGCAGGGCGGCCAGTACGGGCTGTCGGATGCGCGCCGTGAACCAAGGCCACTCTGCAGAAAATACCAGGAGAGGAAATTGACCGATAGCAAACCCAGCGCGACCGCACCGCTTGCCGGCATACGGGTCGTCGAGTTTTGCCATGTGGCCGCCGGCCCCTTTTGCTCCATGCTCCTGGCGGACATGGGCGCCGACGTCGTCAAGGTCGAGTCGCCGGGCGGCGACACGATGCGGCAATGGCCGCCGATCAGCGACGGGTTCAGCGAGAATTTCGCCTCGCTGAACCGCAACAAGCGGTCGATCGCGCTGAACCTCAAGGACCCGGCGGACAACGCGATCGCCGTGAAGCTGATCGAGGGCGCCGACGTGGTCATCGAGAACAACCGGCCGGGTGCGATGAAGCGGCTCAACCTCGGGTATGAGCGCTTCGCGGCGACGTCGCCGAAACTGATCTACTGCTCGCTTTCCGCATTCGGCCAGCAGGGGCCGCGCTCCTCGGAAGGCGGCTTCGATCTGACCGTACAGGCCATGTCGGGCATCATGAGCGTGACCGGCGAGGCGGGCGGCGAGCCGGTCAAATGCGGCATCCCGATCTCGGATTTCGCGACCGGCCTCTACGGCGCCTTCGCCATCAGCTCGGTTCTGGCGCGCGTGCGCGCCGGCGGCAAGGGCGGTCATGTCGACGTGTCGATGCTCGGCGCCAGCCTGGCGGTCGGTGCGCTGCAGACCAGCGAGTATTTCGGCAGCGGCAAGGACCCGCGCGCCCTGGGCGCGGCGCATCCGCGCAACGCGCCCTATCAGGCCTACACCGCCTCCGACGGCAACTTCGTCCTCGCCGCCGGCAATGACGGGCTGTGGAAATCCGTCTGCCAAGTCGTGGGCAGGATGGACCTGTTCGAGGATCCGCGCTTCCGCTCCACCATCGACCGCGCGCAGCACCAGACCGATCTGGCTGTCATCCTCAATGGCGAGTTCGCACGCGAAACGGTGGCCGGCATCCTCGAGAAGCTCAGGGCGGCGGGCGTTCCCTGCAGCAGCATCAACACCTATTCACAGGCGCTGGCCGATCCACAGGTCGCTTTCATGGGATTTGTCGAGGCGCTTGAGCTGCCCAACGGAATCATGACGCAAACATTTGGCAGTCCCATCCGCATCGACGGCGAGGCGCCGGCCATCTACCGGCGTCCGCCACTGCTGGGCGAACACGGGGACAGCGTGCTGGGCTCGCTCCCGGCGGCCGCCGAATAGACCTGACGACGAAAGGAATTGACGCAATGACCGCTAACCCTGCGAGGCTGAAAACCTTCCTGGCGCAGATGAGCAAGCTGGTGGAAGAAGCCGGCGACGACGAGACCGTGCTGCTCAACCGCGGCAAGGAGCATCTTGAGGCGCTGGTGGCGCATGACGACTGGCTGCCCGAGCCCTATGCCGCGGCAAACCCGGATCGCTACCAGCAGCATCTTCTCTACTGCGATCCGCAGGAGCGTTTCTGCGTGGTCAGCTTCGTGTGGGGGCCGGGCCAGGAAACGCCGATCCACAACCACACGACCTGGGGCCTGGTCGGCATGCTGCGCGGCTCCGAGATTTCGGAGGCCTATTCGATGCAGGACGGCAAGCCGGTTGCCGGCGAAACCGAGCGGCTCGATCCGGGCGAGGTGGTGATGGTTTCGCCGGATATCGGCGACATCCACAAGGTCTGGAACGCCCGCGAGAACGAGGCGTCGATCAGCATCCATGTCTATGGCGGCGACATCGGCGCGATCTCGCGCAACGTCTTTCCGGTGGAAGGCGGCATGAAGTCCTTCATCTCGGGCTACTCGAACAACGCCTTGCCCAACGTCTGGGGCATCCAGGCGTGAGCGAGCCGCTTTCCGTCAGCGAACGCGACGGTCATTGCAGTCTGGTTCTCACGCGCCCCGCGCGTGGGAACAGCCTGTCTGCCGATCTCGTGGAGGCGATGCATGAGGCGCTCGACAGCGCCGAGCGCAGTGGCGTCAGGCTGCTTTCCATCGAGGGCGACGGCCGCAATTTCTGCACCGGCTTCGACCTGGCCGGTCTGGAAGCCACGGCCGATGGCGAGCTTCTCGCCCGCTTCGTGCGCATCGAGGAGCTTCTGGCGCGCATCTGGGCCGCGCCCTTCACGACGCTGGCGGTGGCGCAGGGGCGCACCTTCGGCGCGGGGGCAGACCTGTTTGCGGCATGCTCGGTGCGCCTGGCGTTGCCCGATGCGAGCTTCAGCTTCCCCGGCGCAGCCTTCGGGCTGGTTCTGGGCACGCGGCGTCTGGCGCGGCGCATCGGCGAGGATGCGGCCTTGTCGGTCGTCACCTCCGGCGCCGTCATCGATGCCGAGCGCGCGGCACGGCTCGGCCTGGCCACCGGGATCGTCCAGCCGGACGAGCTCGACGCGGTGAAGCAGCGCGCCAGGCGCGACGCCCTGCGGCTCGACACCCATACCATCGCCGCCCTCCGGCAGGCAGCCGGCGACAATCCGATCGAACTCGATCGCGACCTCGCCGCGCTGGTGCGCTCGGCCGCCCGGCCGGGGCTGGTGCAGCGGATCATCGCCTATCGCGCAAAGGCGCAGGACAAGAATAGGACAGACCGGGCTGCGGCCCCGTCCACATTCCAGGAAGGGGCAGTTCGATGAATGCAATCTTGCCAATCGCCAATGCCGGAGAAATCCTGGCGCCGAAATCCGTGGCCGTCATCGGCGCGTCGGAAGACCTGACCAAATTCGGCGGGCGAATCTACAAGAACCTTGTCCACCATGGCTTCAAGGGGCAGATCTATCCCATCAATCCGAAGCGCGAGTCCCTGCTCGGTATCAAGTGCTATCCGGCCATAGGCGCAACGCCGACGCCGCCCGACATGGCGGTGATGGCGGTGCCGCGCGACTCGGTCAAGGAAGCGGTCGAGGCTTGCGCCGCCGCCGGCACCAAGGCTGCGATCGTCATCACCGCAAAATTCTCCGATGCCGGGCCCGAGGGCGCCGCGCTCGAGCGCGAGGTGGTTTCGGTCGCCAACTCCGCGGGAATGCGCATCATCGGCCCGAACTGCCTCGGCATCATCAGCCCGGCAAACGATCTCGTGCTGTGTGCCTCCCCGGCGCTTTTCGTCGACAGCATGCCGAAGGGCGACATCGGCTTTGTCAGCCAGAGCGGCGCGCTCATGGCGACCATCTTCGACCGCGCAATGGCGCGCGGCATCGGCTTCTCGCATTGCTTCTCGATCGGCAACCAAGCCGACATGGATATGTGCGACTTCGTCGACTACCTGATCGCCGACGAGCGCACGCGCGTCATCTGCACCTATATCGAAGGCATCAAGGACGCGCCGCGGTTCATGGAAACTGCCCGCCGGGCGCATGCCGCCGGCAAGCCCTGGCTTGCCGTGAAGGCGGGCCGCACCGAATTCGGCGCGGCGGCGGCCTTCTCCCATACCGCCAGCCTTGCCGGCAGCTACGAGGCCTTTGCGGCGGCCTGCCGCGACTGCGGCGTGCTGACCATGGATGACGCCGACGCCATGATGCTGCTTGCGGCCTCGCTCGGGCGCTTCCCGAAGGCGCGGCCGAACTCCGTCGCCATCGTCACCACGTCCGGCGGCGGCGGAGCGATCGCAGCCGACCGGCTGACCGACCGCGGCATTCCCCTCGCGACGTTTTCCGACGCGGCGAAGGCGGATCTCGCCGAGCACTATTCCGAGAATGTCGGAGGCGCCAATCCGATCGACATGGGGACCGCGAAGCAGGGCGGATCGATGGTCGTCGGCGCGGTGACGGTCAAGGCCGTCATCAAGGATGCCGCCACCGACCTCATCCTGTCGGCGATCACCACGGCGCCGGACGTTGAGCTGCTGTGCCGCAAGCTCGACGAGGGAACCAGGGAGGCCGCCGCCGAGGGCTTTGCGAAGCCGCATATCATCGTGCTCCAGCAAGGCCATTCCGCGGATGCCGCGCGCAGTTTCCTGCGCGAACAGAACATCGTCTATACCGACAGCCTCGACGATGCGATCCGCGCGATCGAGGCGTGGCGCAGGATGGCGGGCGTCGCGCCGACGACGCCTGCGTCCAGGCCAGCCGACGCGCCGCGCGTTCCACTGGCAGCCGGTCTTGGCGGCAGCGTCGGCGAAGCCGAGAGCAAGGAGATCCTCGCGGCACACGGCATCCCCACCAATCGCGGCCAGGTCGTATCCGGTCCCGAGGAGGCCGAGGCGGCGGCCGGCAGGCTGGAAAAGCCATTCGTGGTCAAGGTCGTGTCGCCCGACATCGTCCACAAGTCGGATGTCGGCGGCGTGGTTCTCGGGCTAGAGACCCCGCAGGCGGTAGCCAAGGCGGTCAGCGACATGGCGGCTTCCATCGCCAGGCTGAAGCCGGATGCCAGCATCGAGGGCTATCTCGTGCAGGAGATGCGCTCGGGCAAGGCCGAGCTGCTGATCGGCGCGCGCAACGATCCGCAGTTCGGGCCGATGGTGATCGTCGGCGCCGGCGGCGTGCTGGTGGAACTGCTGAAGGATGTCTCGGTGGCGCGCGCGCCGGTTTCGCCCGCCAAGGCGCGTGAGATGATCGAGGGCCTGCAGATCGCCAAGCTGATGCGCGGCTTCCGCGGCGGCGGCGCGCTGGATATCGAGGCTGCGGCAGACATCATCTCGCGGGTGAGCTGGATGGTTCACGATCTCGGCCCGCGCTTCAAGGAGCTCGACATCAACCCGCTGCTGGTGGCCGAAGCCGGCAAGGGATGTGTCGCGGTCGACGGCCGCATGCTGCTCGAGGATGCCTGAGACGCCGCTCGTCGCCCTAAGGGGCGAGAAAATTCAAGGGAGAAATGAATGTCCGCACTAGAGGTCAGGAACGACGGCAAGACGACGATCTTCACGATCAATCGTCCCGAGAAGATGAACGCGATCAATGCCGAGGTCGCCAACGAGCTGCAGCGCCGCTTCGAGGAGTTCGACCGTTCCGAGCAGGCCGTCGCAATCATCACCGGCAGCGGCGATCGCGCCTTCTCGTCCGGGGCGGATGTGACGGACCTGCCGGAGCTCTGGCGCTGCATCCCGACGATTGGCATCGTGACCGAAAAGCCGATCATCTGCGCCATAAACGGCTGGTGCGTCGGCGGGGCGCTTGTGATGGCCGCGATGGCGGATCTTTGCGTCGTCACCGAGGGCACGCGCTTCTCCTACCCGGAAGGCAAGGTCGGTCTCACCGGCGGCATGATCGCCACGCTTGCCGCGCGCATTCCGCACAAGCTCGCCATGGAGATCATGCTGCTCGGGCGGCCTGTGTCGGGCCGGCGCGCCTATGAAATCGGCCTCGCCAACGAAGTCGTCGAAGACGGCAAGCACCTGGAGGCGGCGCTCGCGATGGCGCGCGAACTCGAGAGCATGGCGCCCCTGGTGCTGAAGACGCTCAAGCGCTTCGTCGTCGAGCATACGCTGGTCCAGACGCCGTCCGAGAAACTCGCGCGCCATGCCCGCGACCTCGGCGTCGTGCGCGCCAGCAGCGATCTCAAGGAAGGCCTCGCCGCCTTCAAGGAGAAGCGCAAGCCGGTCTTCACCGGTCGTTGAGGTCAGCCGTCCGCGGCGTCAAAAAACGACGCGAAGCTACCCTGGCGTGCTTGACCGTTCGCCGCGGACGTGGTCTCTAGTTCCAAGATTTAATCTTTCGTTCCAAATATTGGGATCACGAGGAGGAGAAAGCAAGTGCGAGCCGTACATTCCGAAGCGCACAAGAGCCATGCGCCGTCGTCGATCATCGTTCGCGGCAAGATTTCACCGAACCTCGAGGTGCCCGGCCGCGTAACGCATCTCCTCGATGCGCTCAAGGCAGGCGGCCACGAGATCGTCGCGCCGCGCGATTTCGGTATGGAGCCGATCCTCGCCATCCACGACCCGGCCTATGTGGAGTTCCTGCGCACGGCCTATGATCGCTGGCACGAGGCGTTCCCTGACGGCAAGGCCGGCCCCTATGCCTCCGCCCACGCTTCGGCGAACCGCCATCGCGCGGCGCTGCCGTCGAGCATCCAGGGACAGGTGGGCTACTATCTGTCGGGTGGCTCCGCGCCGGTCGACGCCGGGACCTTCGAAGCCTCTCTCGCCTCCGCTAACTGCGCGCTCGAGGCTGCGGCGCTGCTGGATGAAGGCCACTACGAGGCCTATGCGCTCTGCCGTCCGCCGGGCCATCATGCCTATGCCGACATGGCGGGCGGCTTCTGCTATCTCAACAACGCCGCCATCGCCGCGCAGGCGCTGCTCGCCAAGCACGAGCGGGTCGCAATCCTCGACTTCGACGTCCATCACGGCAACGGAACGCAGGACATCTTCTACGAGCGCGACGACGTTCACTTCGTCTCGATCCATGCGGATCCGCATCAGGTCTTCCCGTTCTATGCCGGCTATGCCGACGAGAAGGGCGAGGGCGCCGGCGAGGGCTTCAACCTCAACCTGCCGGTGGCGGTCGGATCCACCGACGACGTCTATCTCGAGGCCATCGAGGCCGGCGTGAAGTCGGTCAAGGAGTCGGGCGCGACGGCCTTCGTGGTGTCGGTCGGGTTCGATGCCTTCAAGGGCGATCCCTCGGCCGAGATGAACGTATCGACGCAGGGTTTCGCCGAGATCGGACGCCGGCTCGGCCGCGCCGGCCTGCCCACCGCGCTCATCCAGGAAGGCGGCTACCTGGTCGCCGACCTCGGCCTCAATCTCGAGGCGTTTCTGGATGGTTTCGTTTCGCAACGCAGTTAAGTCCACCAACGCAAAAAGCCAGAAAGACACGAAATGAGAAAAGCTTCCCTGCTACTCGCATTGATGCTGGCCGGCGTTTCCGGCGCCGCCTTGGCGCAGGAGCCCGAACGCGGCGGCACCCTCAACATGGTGGTGCAGCCCGAACCGCCCACCGTGATGCTCGGCCTCAACAAGCTCGGTCCGGTGTCCTTCGTCGGCAGCAAGATCTACGAGGGCCTGATCAACCTCGCGCCCGACATGAAGCCGCTGCCCGGCCTTGCCGAGTCCTGGGAGATTTCCGAAGACGGCCTGACCTATACCTTCCACCTGCGCCAGGGCGTGAAATGGCATGACGGCGAGCCGTTCACGAGCCGCGACGTGGTCTATTCCTTCTCCACCTTCCTGCCGGAAGCCTTTGCGCGCACGCGCTCGGTCATGGCCCGGACGGAATCGATCACCGCGCCGGACGACCAAACGGTCGTCTTCAAGCTGAAGGCGCCCTATGCCGCCTTCATGATGATCTTCGAGGTGAGCGGCGGCACCATCGTTCCGGCCCATATCTACGAAGGCACGAACATTCGCGAAAACCCGGCCAACGAAAAGCCGATCGGCACCGGGCCGTTCCAGTTCAAGGAATGGGCCAAGGGCCGCTACATCCAGCTCGTGCGCAACGACGACTACTGGAACAAGGGCCTGCCCCATCTCGACGAGATCTATTTCCACGTCATCCCCGACGCCAACAGCCGCGCCATCGCTTTCGAGCAGGGGCAGGTCGACGTGCTGCGCGGCGGCGACGTCGAGAACTTCGAGGTTCGCCGTCTCGCCGAGGCGCCGGGCGTCGAGGTCAGCGAGGCGGGCTGGGAGTTCTTTGATCCGCTGGCGATCATCAACATCAATCTCAAGGCGCCGCCGCTCGACAATCTCAAGGTGCGCCAGGCGATCTCCTACGCCATTGACCGCCAGTTCATGATCGACGCCGTGTTCGGCGGCTTCGGCAAGCCCGCCTATGGCCCGATGACGGAGCGCACGCCGTTCTACGACGCCGCGGCGCTCACCGACTATTCCTTCGACATGGAGAAGGCCAAGACGCTCATGGCCGAATCCGGCCTGAAGCCGGACGCCAACGGCGTCTACGCGACACTGGACCTGATGCCTCTGCCCTATGGCGAGACCTGGCAGCGCCAGTCGGAATACCTCCGCCAGCAGCTCACCGAGATCGGCATCGCCACCAACGTCGTCTCCGTCGACGTGCCCGGCTGGCAGGAGCGCACCACGACCGGAAAGTTCCACATCACGACCAACTTCATCTACCTGCTGGGCGATCCCGCCATGGGCGTGTCGCAGACCTATGTCTCCGACAACCAGAACCGCGGCACCGCGACGAACGTCGACGGCTATGTGAATCCGGAGATCGACAAGCTGTTCGCGGAAGGTGCTGCGACCAACGATCCGGCCGTCCGGCAGAAGGTCTATTCGGAGATCCAGAAGGTCATCTCGGCCGATCTGCCGGTGATCTGGTCGCATCAGATGTCGATGCCGACCGTCTACCGGTCCAAGCTCAACAACCTCATCACGACGGGCCTTGGCCTGAACTCGAACTTCGCGGACGTCTGGATCGCGAAGGACTAAAGCCGGCGGGCTTGCGGCCTGGCCGCAAGCCCCGTCCGACTTAACGATCCTCCAGGGGAACCCATGGCCCAGATACGTTTCCTGC from Mesorhizobium shangrilense encodes:
- a CDS encoding aspartate aminotransferase family protein, translated to MTARSNSNSVNDIASLIHPYTNLARHAEAGPVIMTRGDGVFVEDDQGRRYLEGMSGLWSTSLGFSERRLIDAAMRQFEKLPFYHLFNHRSVEPTIELAERLLAIAPKGLGKVLFANSGSEANDQAVKLVWYYNNALGRPQKKKIISRWRGYHGVTIASGSLTGLPGNHADFDLPIANILHTDAPSHFHNALPGESVTEFAARLVDNLEQLILKEGPETVAAFIAEPVCGSGGVIVPPEGYFEGVQKVLKKYDILFIADEVICGFGRTGNMFGCETYDLKPDIMTVAKALSSSYLPISATLVSDDIHAAMIEQSRKLGGFVHGVTYSGHPVCAAVAVETLKIYEERDIVGHVREVSKHFQQRLRAMAERPHVGEARGVGLIGALELVSDKKTRTPFDPNLAIGAGLQARAMDNGVIVRALRECVAICPPLIIDEAQIDLLFDGVEKAFDEFERTMQAA
- a CDS encoding enoyl-CoA hydratase/isomerase family protein encodes the protein MSEPLSVSERDGHCSLVLTRPARGNSLSADLVEAMHEALDSAERSGVRLLSIEGDGRNFCTGFDLAGLEATADGELLARFVRIEELLARIWAAPFTTLAVAQGRTFGAGADLFAACSVRLALPDASFSFPGAAFGLVLGTRRLARRIGEDAALSVVTSGAVIDAERAARLGLATGIVQPDELDAVKQRARRDALRLDTHTIAALRQAAGDNPIELDRDLAALVRSAARPGLVQRIIAYRAKAQDKNRTDRAAAPSTFQEGAVR
- a CDS encoding acetate--CoA ligase family protein, with protein sequence MNAILPIANAGEILAPKSVAVIGASEDLTKFGGRIYKNLVHHGFKGQIYPINPKRESLLGIKCYPAIGATPTPPDMAVMAVPRDSVKEAVEACAAAGTKAAIVITAKFSDAGPEGAALEREVVSVANSAGMRIIGPNCLGIISPANDLVLCASPALFVDSMPKGDIGFVSQSGALMATIFDRAMARGIGFSHCFSIGNQADMDMCDFVDYLIADERTRVICTYIEGIKDAPRFMETARRAHAAGKPWLAVKAGRTEFGAAAAFSHTASLAGSYEAFAAACRDCGVLTMDDADAMMLLAASLGRFPKARPNSVAIVTTSGGGGAIAADRLTDRGIPLATFSDAAKADLAEHYSENVGGANPIDMGTAKQGGSMVVGAVTVKAVIKDAATDLILSAITTAPDVELLCRKLDEGTREAAAEGFAKPHIIVLQQGHSADAARSFLREQNIVYTDSLDDAIRAIEAWRRMAGVAPTTPASRPADAPRVPLAAGLGGSVGEAESKEILAAHGIPTNRGQVVSGPEEAEAAAGRLEKPFVVKVVSPDIVHKSDVGGVVLGLETPQAVAKAVSDMAASIARLKPDASIEGYLVQEMRSGKAELLIGARNDPQFGPMVIVGAGGVLVELLKDVSVARAPVSPAKAREMIEGLQIAKLMRGFRGGGALDIEAAADIISRVSWMVHDLGPRFKELDINPLLVAEAGKGCVAVDGRMLLEDA
- a CDS encoding enoyl-CoA hydratase/isomerase family protein, with product MSALEVRNDGKTTIFTINRPEKMNAINAEVANELQRRFEEFDRSEQAVAIITGSGDRAFSSGADVTDLPELWRCIPTIGIVTEKPIICAINGWCVGGALVMAAMADLCVVTEGTRFSYPEGKVGLTGGMIATLAARIPHKLAMEIMLLGRPVSGRRAYEIGLANEVVEDGKHLEAALAMARELESMAPLVLKTLKRFVVEHTLVQTPSEKLARHARDLGVVRASSDLKEGLAAFKEKRKPVFTGR
- a CDS encoding CaiB/BaiF CoA transferase family protein codes for the protein MTDSKPSATAPLAGIRVVEFCHVAAGPFCSMLLADMGADVVKVESPGGDTMRQWPPISDGFSENFASLNRNKRSIALNLKDPADNAIAVKLIEGADVVIENNRPGAMKRLNLGYERFAATSPKLIYCSLSAFGQQGPRSSEGGFDLTVQAMSGIMSVTGEAGGEPVKCGIPISDFATGLYGAFAISSVLARVRAGGKGGHVDVSMLGASLAVGALQTSEYFGSGKDPRALGAAHPRNAPYQAYTASDGNFVLAAGNDGLWKSVCQVVGRMDLFEDPRFRSTIDRAQHQTDLAVILNGEFARETVAGILEKLRAAGVPCSSINTYSQALADPQVAFMGFVEALELPNGIMTQTFGSPIRIDGEAPAIYRRPPLLGEHGDSVLGSLPAAAE
- a CDS encoding cysteine dioxygenase, with translation MTANPARLKTFLAQMSKLVEEAGDDETVLLNRGKEHLEALVAHDDWLPEPYAAANPDRYQQHLLYCDPQERFCVVSFVWGPGQETPIHNHTTWGLVGMLRGSEISEAYSMQDGKPVAGETERLDPGEVVMVSPDIGDIHKVWNARENEASISIHVYGGDIGAISRNVFPVEGGMKSFISGYSNNALPNVWGIQA
- a CDS encoding ABC transporter substrate-binding protein; protein product: MRKASLLLALMLAGVSGAALAQEPERGGTLNMVVQPEPPTVMLGLNKLGPVSFVGSKIYEGLINLAPDMKPLPGLAESWEISEDGLTYTFHLRQGVKWHDGEPFTSRDVVYSFSTFLPEAFARTRSVMARTESITAPDDQTVVFKLKAPYAAFMMIFEVSGGTIVPAHIYEGTNIRENPANEKPIGTGPFQFKEWAKGRYIQLVRNDDYWNKGLPHLDEIYFHVIPDANSRAIAFEQGQVDVLRGGDVENFEVRRLAEAPGVEVSEAGWEFFDPLAIININLKAPPLDNLKVRQAISYAIDRQFMIDAVFGGFGKPAYGPMTERTPFYDAAALTDYSFDMEKAKTLMAESGLKPDANGVYATLDLMPLPYGETWQRQSEYLRQQLTEIGIATNVVSVDVPGWQERTTTGKFHITTNFIYLLGDPAMGVSQTYVSDNQNRGTATNVDGYVNPEIDKLFAEGAATNDPAVRQKVYSEIQKVISADLPVIWSHQMSMPTVYRSKLNNLITTGLGLNSNFADVWIAKD
- a CDS encoding histone deacetylase family protein is translated as MRAVHSEAHKSHAPSSIIVRGKISPNLEVPGRVTHLLDALKAGGHEIVAPRDFGMEPILAIHDPAYVEFLRTAYDRWHEAFPDGKAGPYASAHASANRHRAALPSSIQGQVGYYLSGGSAPVDAGTFEASLASANCALEAAALLDEGHYEAYALCRPPGHHAYADMAGGFCYLNNAAIAAQALLAKHERVAILDFDVHHGNGTQDIFYERDDVHFVSIHADPHQVFPFYAGYADEKGEGAGEGFNLNLPVAVGSTDDVYLEAIEAGVKSVKESGATAFVVSVGFDAFKGDPSAEMNVSTQGFAEIGRRLGRAGLPTALIQEGGYLVADLGLNLEAFLDGFVSQRS
- a CDS encoding NAD-dependent succinate-semialdehyde dehydrogenase, which gives rise to MVEHGQFIDGSWRTGGARASVEVIDPATETVVATVPAATAADLDEALQAADRSFPAWAARPATERAKILHDAASALRARRNDIAAILSREQGKPLAEAAGEVANAADIMDWFAEEARRAYGRIIPARAAGVSQQALREPVGPVAAFSPWNFPVSQAVRKMGAALAAGCTIIIKGPEEAPGAVCEVVRTLAEAGVPAGALNLVFGDPPAISAHLIPAPQIRKVSFTGSVAVGKQLAALAGQHMKRTTMELGGHAPVIVFDDVEPGKVATQLAAYKYRNGGQICISPTRFYVHEKAYDAFLEAFVAKAKSIRVGAGSEDIDMGPLATRRRVDAIDGLVSAAVQDGATLHAGGRRLNNVGYFYAPTVLGDVPAQSPIMNEEPFGPVALINRFEDEEDVIARANSTPYGLAGYAFTDSSRRAALVSARVRVGMMSINHLGLGPIETPFGGVGDSGHGREGGSEGLDAYLETKFVSHLAA